In a genomic window of Aeromonas veronii:
- a CDS encoding hydrogenase large subunit translates to MTIAISDRIGCDYIQQVRAQLPHAIVDEEWQTADQATITVKPTSLVETASLLFHQLGGWLPLSFANDERSLNGHFAVYHVFSMEGDTKCWITVKVLVDADTQEYPSITPTIPAAVWGEREIRDMYGLRAIGLPDERRLVLPDDWPEDIHPLRKDAMDYRQRPMPTTDTETYPFVNELGSDANRIVPVGPLHITSDEPGHFRLFVDGEDIIDADYRLFYVHRGMEKLAETRMGYNEVAFLTDRVCGICGFTHSVAYTTSVENAMGIPVPERAKMIRAVLLEVERLHSHILNIGLSSHFTGFDTGFMQFFRVREKSMALAELLTGARKTYGLNLIGGVRRDIFKEDRIKGAQLVRELRDELKPLVAMLLDTANISSRLIGIGKLDPQIARDFSCVGPMVRASGFKRDVRRVHDFAGYRELPMEIQTKAGCDVQSRVLVRIHELYDSLDMIEFGLEHLPEGPLLTEGFTYQPGKFALGFTEAPRGENVHWSMTGDNQKLFRWRCRAATYANWPALRYMLRGNTVADAPLIIGSLDPCYSCTDRVTLVDPKKGKSTVVSYKEIERYGIDRKNSPLK, encoded by the coding sequence ATGACCATCGCCATTTCGGATCGCATCGGCTGCGACTACATCCAGCAGGTGCGAGCACAACTGCCCCACGCCATCGTCGACGAGGAGTGGCAAACCGCCGATCAGGCCACCATTACCGTCAAACCCACCAGTCTGGTCGAGACGGCCAGTTTGCTCTTCCACCAGCTGGGGGGCTGGCTTCCGCTCTCCTTTGCCAATGACGAGCGCAGCCTCAACGGCCACTTCGCGGTCTACCACGTCTTCTCCATGGAGGGCGACACCAAGTGCTGGATCACCGTCAAAGTGCTGGTAGATGCCGATACCCAGGAGTACCCCTCCATCACCCCGACCATTCCGGCGGCGGTGTGGGGCGAGCGGGAGATCCGCGACATGTACGGCCTGCGCGCCATCGGTTTGCCGGACGAACGTCGTCTGGTACTGCCGGATGACTGGCCGGAGGATATCCACCCGCTGCGCAAGGACGCCATGGATTACCGCCAGCGCCCGATGCCCACCACCGACACCGAGACCTACCCCTTCGTCAACGAGTTGGGCAGTGATGCCAACCGCATCGTGCCGGTCGGCCCGTTGCACATCACCTCGGACGAGCCGGGGCACTTTCGTCTGTTCGTCGATGGGGAAGACATCATCGATGCCGACTACCGCCTCTTCTATGTCCATCGCGGCATGGAGAAGCTGGCGGAAACCCGGATGGGCTACAACGAAGTGGCCTTCCTGACCGACCGGGTCTGCGGCATCTGCGGTTTTACCCACAGCGTCGCCTACACCACCTCGGTGGAGAACGCCATGGGTATTCCGGTGCCGGAGCGGGCCAAGATGATCCGCGCCGTGCTGCTGGAAGTGGAACGCCTGCACAGCCATATCCTCAACATCGGCCTGTCGAGCCACTTCACCGGTTTCGACACCGGCTTCATGCAGTTCTTCCGGGTACGGGAGAAATCCATGGCCCTGGCCGAGCTGCTCACCGGTGCCCGCAAGACCTACGGCCTCAACCTGATTGGCGGGGTACGCCGCGACATCTTCAAGGAAGATCGCATCAAGGGTGCCCAGCTGGTGCGCGAATTGCGTGATGAGCTCAAACCCCTGGTGGCCATGCTGCTGGATACCGCCAACATCTCCTCCCGCCTCATCGGTATCGGCAAGCTCGACCCGCAAATTGCCCGCGATTTCAGCTGCGTCGGCCCCATGGTGCGGGCGAGTGGCTTCAAGCGCGACGTGCGCCGGGTCCACGACTTTGCCGGCTACCGCGAGCTGCCGATGGAGATCCAGACCAAGGCGGGTTGCGACGTGCAATCCCGGGTGCTGGTGCGCATCCACGAGCTCTACGACTCCCTCGACATGATTGAATTTGGTCTTGAGCACCTGCCGGAAGGGCCACTGCTCACCGAAGGCTTCACCTACCAGCCGGGCAAGTTTGCGCTGGGCTTTACCGAAGCGCCCCGCGGCGAGAACGTCCACTGGAGCATGACCGGGGACAACCAGAAGCTGTTCCGCTGGCGCTGCCGCGCCGCCACCTACGCCAACTGGCCTGCTCTGCGCTACATGCTGCGCGGCAATACCGTGGCCGATGCGCCGCTGATTATCGGCAGTCTGGATCCCTGCTACTCCTGCACCGACCGGGTCACCCTGGTCGACCCCAAGAAGGGCAAATCCACCGTGGTCTCCTACAAGGAGATCGAGCGCTACGGCATCGACCGCAAAAACTCTCCGCTGAAATAA
- a CDS encoding formate hydrogenlyase complex iron-sulfur subunit — translation MIKLFKTILRAGTPTAKYPFAPYEVNRDFRGKPKYQADQCIACAACTKACPANALVMEVDMETGERRWEISMARCIFCGRCEEVCPTRAIALSPEFELAVTNKADLYEEARFALAPCTLCGTYFAPSKLVALVEDTLVQAATPLAHPERLHHCPDCKRKQSMLSQPDSALITPIATPMAAQKEWM, via the coding sequence ATGATCAAGCTGTTCAAGACCATCCTCAGGGCTGGCACCCCGACCGCCAAATACCCCTTCGCCCCTTACGAGGTGAACCGGGATTTTCGCGGCAAACCGAAATATCAGGCGGATCAGTGCATCGCCTGCGCGGCCTGCACCAAGGCGTGCCCGGCCAACGCGCTGGTGATGGAAGTGGACATGGAGACCGGCGAACGACGCTGGGAGATCTCCATGGCGCGCTGCATCTTCTGCGGCCGCTGCGAGGAGGTCTGCCCGACCCGCGCCATCGCGCTCTCCCCCGAGTTCGAGCTGGCGGTAACCAACAAGGCGGATCTCTATGAGGAGGCCCGCTTCGCGCTGGCCCCCTGCACCCTGTGCGGCACCTACTTTGCCCCGAGCAAGCTGGTGGCACTGGTGGAGGACACCCTGGTACAAGCGGCCACCCCGCTGGCGCATCCCGAGCGCCTGCACCACTGCCCCGATTGCAAACGAAAACAGAGCATGCTGAGCCAGCCTGACTCGGCCCTGATCACACCGATAGCCACACCGATGGCCGCACAAAAGGAGTGGATGTGA
- a CDS encoding NADH-quinone oxidoreductase subunit B family protein — MSKIKGIEPVVGHAHTRAVPLAQDPEITKLKKTLLKDIRRSAYVYRVDCGGCNACEIEIFATITPLFDAERFGIKVVASPRHADILLFTGAVTRAMRVPALRAYEAAPDPKICIAYGACGCDGGIFHDLYCVWGGTDKIVPVDVYIPGCPPTPAATIYGFAVALGLLEQKLKATSHEVQPGERVELRHTGIPNEIRVMIEREARRMAGYRQGRIIADEFMALLEGATQQDVDLRIKSYLDQHDDPRLAEIVNNLANACLNRAAGKGEAVHG, encoded by the coding sequence ATGAGCAAGATCAAAGGCATAGAACCGGTTGTCGGCCATGCCCATACCCGCGCCGTGCCGCTGGCACAGGATCCCGAGATCACCAAACTCAAGAAAACCCTGCTCAAAGACATTCGCCGCTCGGCCTATGTCTACCGGGTCGATTGCGGCGGCTGCAACGCCTGCGAGATCGAGATCTTCGCCACCATCACCCCGCTGTTTGATGCCGAGCGTTTCGGCATCAAGGTGGTCGCCTCCCCCCGCCACGCCGACATCCTGCTCTTTACCGGCGCGGTGACCCGGGCGATGCGGGTGCCGGCCCTGCGCGCCTACGAGGCGGCGCCCGATCCCAAGATCTGCATCGCCTACGGCGCCTGTGGCTGTGACGGCGGCATCTTCCACGACCTCTATTGCGTCTGGGGCGGCACCGACAAGATCGTGCCGGTGGATGTCTATATCCCCGGCTGCCCTCCGACACCGGCGGCAACCATCTATGGCTTTGCCGTGGCGCTCGGTCTGCTTGAGCAAAAACTCAAAGCCACCAGCCACGAGGTGCAACCGGGTGAGCGGGTCGAGTTGCGCCACACCGGCATCCCCAATGAAATCCGGGTGATGATCGAACGCGAAGCGCGCCGCATGGCCGGTTACCGGCAAGGGCGGATCATCGCCGACGAGTTCATGGCACTGCTCGAAGGAGCCACCCAGCAGGATGTGGATCTGCGCATCAAGAGCTACCTCGATCAGCACGATGACCCGCGCCTGGCAGAGATCGTCAACAACCTGGCTAACGCCTGCCTTAACCGGGCAGCTGGCAAGGGAGAGGCGGTGCATGGCTGA
- a CDS encoding formate hydrogenlyase maturation HycH family protein, producing MADEVFFYRLSRKFVDEQFDVPEEAKEVMYYSLAIGHHLGIVDCLRADLVCSLTGYRDWVAKLPAGSEARRKMEGFLTFGEITIYREHCHMLACAFDRLRKAEGGLDEQELGWTNIFMDQLTALYNDPHMYLMVRSR from the coding sequence ATGGCTGACGAGGTTTTCTTCTATCGCCTCTCGCGCAAGTTTGTTGACGAGCAGTTCGACGTGCCGGAAGAGGCCAAAGAGGTGATGTACTACAGCCTCGCCATCGGCCACCACCTCGGCATCGTCGATTGCCTGCGAGCAGACCTGGTCTGCTCGCTGACCGGTTATCGCGACTGGGTGGCCAAGCTGCCCGCTGGCAGCGAAGCGCGCCGCAAGATGGAGGGGTTTCTCACCTTTGGCGAGATCACCATCTATCGCGAGCACTGCCATATGCTGGCCTGCGCCTTCGACCGGCTGCGCAAAGCCGAAGGGGGGCTCGATGAACAGGAGCTGGGCTGGACCAACATCTTTATGGATCAGCTCACCGCCCTCTATAACGACCCCCATATGTACCTGATGGTAAGGAGCCGCTGA
- a CDS encoding hydrogenase maturation protease, giving the protein MVYKVRELQPARVVLVDAAEIGEKAGTLQVIPPETIAEMFIFSTHNMPLNFLIDDLKTFVPEVIFVGVQPAIVAFSFPMTEMVSGAMDYLYQHLDAAKDTGLLIEKLDQWNIANANR; this is encoded by the coding sequence ATGGTCTACAAGGTGCGGGAGCTGCAACCGGCGCGGGTAGTGCTGGTGGATGCCGCCGAGATCGGCGAAAAGGCGGGTACCCTGCAGGTGATCCCCCCCGAAACCATCGCCGAGATGTTTATCTTCTCGACCCACAATATGCCGCTCAACTTCCTGATCGACGATCTCAAGACCTTTGTGCCCGAGGTGATCTTTGTCGGGGTGCAACCGGCCATCGTTGCGTTCTCCTTCCCGATGACCGAGATGGTGAGCGGGGCGATGGATTATCTTTATCAGCATCTTGATGCCGCCAAGGATACCGGCTTGTTAATAGAGAAACTTGATCAGTGGAATATTGCCAACGCCAACCGGTGA
- the selA gene encoding L-seryl-tRNA(Sec) selenium transferase, which produces MPNSSHAPAIPHSQPASGTAADDSQPDSQQQPGQQHTRRLPQVEQLLQQPFLAGFIEALSRPLVTQAVRETLSELRQSEAFRQHGVVPEQLEALIAKRCQQQLRQRQTRVINATGTLVHTNLGRSPLCSELWDEVRDLNTGYNNLELDLATGKRGGRKGLIAPLLRCLTQAEDSLVVNNNAASLFLLLQEVAKGREVIVSRGEQIQIGGGFRIPDILALSGAKLVEVGTTNITTAQDYLDAITDQTALVLMVHRSNFAIRGFTESPDIGEVARALPEQVVLAVDQGSGLTTEEFAPDETSVRQYLKAGADLVCYSGDKLLGGPQSGIISGRSDLIKRLEKHPMMRTFRPSRIVYSLLERLLIHKLNKSPVGEGIAQRTLSNPAAMQARASQLMAALPGCFVPVPAQLVVGGGTLPDEFYPAPALECTDPRPAQSLLDALRELPVPVIATVRQQKVLLNMATLLPAEMDLLIAQLKALLLPTPITATEEP; this is translated from the coding sequence ATGCCAAACTCGTCTCACGCGCCAGCCATCCCCCACAGCCAGCCCGCATCCGGTACGGCTGCCGACGACTCACAACCAGATTCACAGCAACAGCCCGGCCAGCAACACACGCGCCGCTTGCCGCAAGTAGAACAGCTGCTGCAACAACCCTTTCTCGCCGGGTTTATCGAGGCGCTGAGCCGCCCGCTGGTGACTCAGGCGGTGCGCGAGACCCTCAGCGAGCTGCGCCAGAGCGAAGCGTTTCGCCAGCATGGCGTCGTCCCCGAGCAGCTCGAGGCGCTGATTGCCAAGCGCTGCCAGCAGCAGTTGCGCCAGCGTCAGACCCGGGTGATCAACGCCACCGGCACTCTGGTGCACACCAATCTGGGGCGTTCGCCGCTCTGTAGCGAGCTGTGGGACGAGGTGCGTGACCTTAACACCGGCTACAACAATCTGGAGCTGGATCTCGCCACCGGCAAACGCGGCGGGCGCAAGGGGCTGATCGCTCCCCTGCTCCGTTGCCTCACCCAGGCCGAGGATTCGCTGGTGGTCAACAACAACGCCGCCTCGCTCTTTTTGCTGCTGCAGGAGGTGGCCAAGGGGCGCGAGGTGATCGTCTCGCGCGGTGAGCAGATCCAGATTGGCGGCGGCTTTCGCATTCCCGACATTCTGGCGCTCTCCGGCGCCAAACTGGTGGAGGTGGGCACCACCAATATCACCACAGCCCAAGATTACCTTGATGCCATCACCGATCAGACCGCGCTGGTGCTGATGGTACACAGATCCAATTTCGCCATTCGCGGCTTTACCGAATCCCCCGATATCGGCGAGGTGGCCCGCGCCCTGCCCGAGCAGGTGGTGCTGGCAGTGGATCAGGGCTCTGGCTTGACCACTGAGGAGTTTGCACCGGACGAAACCTCGGTGCGCCAGTACCTCAAGGCGGGGGCGGATCTGGTCTGCTACTCCGGCGACAAGCTGCTGGGGGGGCCGCAATCGGGCATCATCAGTGGCCGCAGCGATCTCATCAAGCGGCTGGAAAAACACCCCATGATGCGCACCTTCCGCCCAAGCCGCATCGTCTACTCCCTGCTCGAACGGCTGCTCATCCACAAGCTCAACAAGTCCCCCGTCGGCGAAGGAATTGCCCAGCGCACCCTGAGCAACCCGGCAGCCATGCAGGCGAGAGCCTCCCAGCTGATGGCCGCCCTGCCCGGCTGCTTTGTGCCGGTCCCCGCCCAGCTGGTGGTGGGCGGTGGCACCTTGCCGGACGAGTTCTACCCGGCGCCCGCGCTGGAGTGCACCGACCCGCGCCCCGCCCAGTCGTTGCTCGATGCGCTGCGGGAACTGCCGGTGCCGGTGATTGCCACCGTGCGCCAGCAGAAGGTGCTGCTCAATATGGCGACCCTGCTGCCAGCGGAAATGGATCTGCTGATCGCCCAACTCAAAGCGTTGCTGCTGCCCACACCGATCACTGCGACCGAGGAGCCCTGA
- a CDS encoding SelB C-terminal domain-containing protein codes for MTPYRAVIGLAGHVDHGKTLLVKALTGIITARAHEQAIGMTQDLGFAHFDDGQGNTIGVIDVPGHERYIRNMVAGLWSLDLVLLVIAADEGWMPMTGDHLRLLKAMGVPRLLICINKCDLVAPDELALLEESLLERVMDESGIVPDIVSVSAKTGANMAALHAAIVGQLAVLPTLHAARELSAPRLYVDRVFTANGTGTVLTGTLQQGSLKVGDKLRLYPADREVQVRSLQAYHRSVDEIGAVCRVAVGLKKVPHKEVARGHCLTSAAGQCEAATHLIVRLNAESLSAKALRTQEVEVALGSWHGRARFVPIKETRLARLIFTSPIPCFFGQPLAIIRHGSSELLHGARIAWCGDIHPARRKALHALLGELPEELERYNPATLQLGLNGYVLASRFEQQPEQVTPLGDWLLDNSWLAQSRDQLLATLKSEPLSTAELATRFGIALPVTHALLQQLKSEQLIRLHHDKWQPGSGESEDDLGEEAQLVLKVVRDQGKEGYEPGKLGPGGVALDPFITRKLPAALQQGLQQKGALQKQLRNLARLKYLVQLEGPIYYDAALYNQMVAAVLAGQQVGDLIDMASFKEITGLSRKYAIPFCLRMEMDGWVRREENERRVLRLPQTQDEMELA; via the coding sequence ATGACCCCCTATCGCGCCGTTATCGGTCTTGCCGGCCACGTGGATCACGGCAAGACTCTGCTAGTCAAGGCCCTCACCGGCATCATCACCGCCCGCGCCCATGAACAGGCCATCGGCATGACTCAGGATCTCGGCTTTGCCCACTTCGATGACGGTCAGGGCAACACCATTGGCGTCATCGACGTGCCCGGCCACGAGCGCTATATCCGCAATATGGTGGCGGGGCTCTGGAGTCTGGATCTGGTGCTGCTGGTGATTGCCGCCGACGAGGGATGGATGCCGATGACCGGCGATCACCTGCGCCTGCTCAAGGCGATGGGGGTGCCGCGCCTGCTGATCTGCATCAACAAGTGCGATCTGGTAGCGCCCGACGAGCTGGCACTCCTTGAGGAGAGTCTGCTGGAGCGGGTGATGGACGAGAGCGGCATAGTGCCCGACATCGTCAGCGTCAGCGCAAAAACCGGCGCCAATATGGCTGCCCTGCACGCCGCCATAGTGGGCCAGCTTGCCGTTCTACCAACATTGCACGCAGCCCGCGAGCTGAGCGCCCCGCGACTGTATGTGGACAGAGTCTTTACCGCCAACGGCACCGGTACCGTGCTCACCGGCACCCTGCAGCAGGGCAGCCTCAAGGTGGGGGACAAGCTGCGCCTCTACCCCGCCGATCGGGAGGTGCAAGTGCGCTCCCTGCAGGCCTATCACCGGAGCGTTGATGAGATCGGCGCCGTCTGCCGGGTGGCGGTGGGCCTGAAAAAAGTGCCCCACAAGGAGGTGGCCCGCGGTCACTGCCTGACCAGCGCTGCTGGCCAGTGCGAGGCGGCCACCCACCTTATCGTGCGGCTCAACGCCGAGAGCCTGAGCGCCAAGGCGCTACGCACGCAGGAGGTCGAGGTGGCCCTCGGCAGCTGGCACGGCCGGGCACGCTTTGTACCAATTAAAGAGACCCGGCTGGCACGACTGATCTTTACCAGCCCCATCCCCTGCTTTTTCGGCCAGCCGCTCGCCATCATTCGTCACGGCAGCAGTGAACTGCTGCACGGTGCCCGCATCGCCTGGTGTGGCGACATCCACCCCGCCAGACGCAAGGCGCTGCACGCCCTGCTGGGCGAGCTGCCTGAAGAGCTCGAGCGCTACAACCCGGCCACCTTGCAACTGGGGCTCAACGGCTATGTACTGGCCAGCCGCTTTGAGCAGCAACCCGAACAAGTCACCCCCCTCGGTGACTGGCTGCTGGATAACAGCTGGCTGGCCCAGAGCCGCGATCAGCTGCTCGCCACGCTGAAAAGCGAACCGCTCAGTACAGCGGAACTGGCGACCCGCTTTGGCATCGCCCTGCCGGTCACGCATGCCCTGCTCCAGCAGCTCAAAAGCGAGCAGTTGATCCGCCTGCACCATGACAAGTGGCAACCGGGCAGCGGCGAATCGGAAGATGATCTGGGGGAAGAGGCGCAGCTGGTGCTCAAGGTGGTGCGAGATCAAGGCAAGGAGGGGTACGAGCCCGGTAAACTGGGCCCCGGCGGCGTGGCGCTGGATCCCTTTATCACCCGCAAGCTGCCCGCCGCCCTGCAGCAGGGCTTGCAACAAAAAGGCGCGTTGCAAAAGCAGTTGCGCAATCTGGCACGGCTCAAGTATCTGGTGCAACTCGAGGGCCCCATCTACTACGATGCCGCCCTTTACAACCAGATGGTCGCCGCCGTGCTGGCGGGCCAGCAGGTGGGAGATCTGATCGACATGGCATCCTTCAAGGAGATCACCGGTTTGTCGCGTAAATACGCCATTCCGTTCTGCCTGCGGATGGAGATGGATGGCTGGGTGCGACGCGAGGAGAACGAGCGTCGGGTACTGCGTTTGCCACAGACTCAAGATGAAATGGAGCTGGCATGA
- the hypF gene encoding carbamoyltransferase HypF — MSAATAPSISPNRAATRLRRAFHIDGIVQGVGFRPFVYGLALRHGLAGYVLNDANGVTIGAEGSPEQLASFARELRELAPPLSRIDHFSERELPLAHDPDYDGQFRIKASQQQSAATVAISPDQGMCEACATDVANPADRHHRYPFTNCTHCGPRYTLIRRLPYDRPHTAMASFAMCPRCASAYENPLDRRYHAQPVSCPECGPHLSWRSGHGDALAEREDALQMAAHALQTGKLIAVKGMGGYHLICDARNERSVARLRTLKRRARKPLAVMMGSLSEAKLHVTGSEEEWNLLASQARPITLLRKRTNDDRHSETGQPAAPLAEGIAPGIPYLGVMLPYTPLHQLLLDACAMPLVATSANGRGSPILIECEAVVRELGGEIDGILDHNRPILHPCDDSLVQWAGGRRQTLRLARGYAPCTPSLQEAVKVPLLAVGAQQKNQLALAFGRQRIYSPYIGDLHSLPMQGHFEQTLATFRDLYDLKPELLVSDCHPGYLSHQWAKNYCRDQGATHLEVQHHHAHLLAVMAEHGITGPVLGVAFDGTGLGDDGTLWGGELLIADVQGFTRVAHLAPFKLIGGEAAIREPVRQLLGLLFESHCPEQISALDMPLINKLSPERISNLHQLWHLGRNAPHTSSIGRLFDAVAALLGVIDTPDYEGEAGLLLEAAALQLAPDELPFPLAFDLSQSAEGPLHIEWAELIHTLVSERRKGTATASLAAGFIRAISNLVVALAERFPGYPVALGGGVFQNRVLMDQLVPSLTFAGHQVLTSETLPLNDGGIAAGQLWFAIHHLATHQPVTTGCATVSES; from the coding sequence ATGAGCGCCGCTACCGCCCCCTCTATCTCTCCCAATCGTGCTGCTACCCGATTGCGCCGCGCATTTCATATCGACGGTATCGTGCAGGGGGTCGGCTTTCGCCCCTTCGTCTATGGGCTGGCGCTACGCCACGGCCTTGCCGGTTATGTCTTGAACGATGCCAATGGCGTCACCATAGGTGCCGAAGGCTCCCCCGAGCAGTTGGCCAGCTTTGCCCGCGAGCTGCGGGAATTGGCGCCGCCACTTAGCCGCATCGATCACTTCAGCGAGCGAGAACTGCCCCTCGCTCATGATCCCGACTACGATGGCCAGTTTCGAATTAAAGCCAGCCAGCAGCAGAGCGCCGCCACGGTCGCCATCTCGCCGGATCAGGGGATGTGCGAGGCGTGCGCCACGGACGTGGCCAACCCCGCGGATCGCCACCATCGCTACCCCTTTACCAACTGCACCCACTGCGGCCCGCGCTACACTCTCATCCGCCGCCTCCCCTACGATCGCCCCCATACCGCCATGGCGAGTTTTGCCATGTGCCCGCGCTGCGCTTCGGCCTATGAAAACCCGCTGGACAGACGCTACCACGCCCAGCCGGTGAGCTGCCCCGAGTGCGGGCCCCATCTCAGCTGGCGCTCAGGCCACGGCGATGCGCTGGCCGAGCGCGAGGATGCCCTGCAAATGGCTGCCCACGCCCTGCAAACGGGCAAGCTTATCGCGGTCAAGGGGATGGGGGGTTATCACCTGATCTGTGATGCCCGTAATGAACGGAGTGTGGCCAGGTTGCGAACCCTCAAGCGGCGCGCGCGCAAGCCGCTGGCGGTGATGATGGGCTCCCTTTCCGAAGCCAAATTGCATGTCACCGGCAGCGAAGAAGAGTGGAACCTGCTCGCCTCTCAGGCCAGACCCATTACCCTGCTGCGCAAGCGCACCAACGATGATCGGCACTCAGAAACTGGGCAACCAGCCGCGCCGCTGGCCGAGGGGATCGCCCCCGGCATCCCCTACCTTGGCGTCATGCTCCCCTATACCCCGCTGCACCAATTGCTGCTGGATGCCTGCGCCATGCCGCTGGTAGCCACCAGCGCCAATGGTCGCGGCAGCCCGATCCTCATCGAATGCGAGGCGGTGGTCAGGGAACTCGGGGGCGAGATTGACGGCATCCTGGATCACAACCGCCCCATCCTGCACCCCTGCGACGACAGTCTGGTGCAGTGGGCGGGCGGGCGACGCCAGACTTTGCGGCTGGCCCGGGGCTATGCCCCCTGCACTCCCAGCCTGCAAGAGGCTGTCAAGGTGCCGCTGCTGGCGGTCGGGGCGCAGCAGAAGAACCAGCTGGCGCTGGCCTTCGGTCGTCAGCGCATCTACAGCCCCTATATCGGCGATCTGCACAGCCTGCCGATGCAGGGCCACTTCGAGCAGACCCTGGCGACCTTTCGCGATCTCTACGATCTCAAGCCCGAACTGCTGGTATCGGACTGCCACCCCGGCTATCTCAGCCATCAGTGGGCCAAGAATTACTGCCGCGATCAGGGTGCGACCCATCTTGAGGTACAGCACCATCACGCCCACCTGCTGGCTGTGATGGCCGAGCACGGCATCACGGGCCCGGTGCTGGGGGTTGCCTTCGATGGCACCGGCCTTGGCGATGACGGCACCCTCTGGGGCGGCGAGCTGCTGATCGCAGATGTTCAGGGCTTTACGCGTGTTGCCCACCTTGCCCCCTTCAAGCTCATCGGCGGCGAGGCAGCCATCCGCGAACCGGTGCGCCAGCTGCTGGGGCTGCTGTTTGAATCGCACTGTCCTGAGCAGATCAGCGCCCTCGATATGCCGTTGATCAACAAGTTGTCACCCGAGCGGATCAGCAACCTGCACCAGCTCTGGCATCTCGGCCGCAACGCCCCCCATACCAGCTCCATCGGCCGTCTGTTCGATGCGGTGGCGGCGCTGTTGGGGGTGATCGATACCCCCGATTACGAGGGAGAAGCGGGACTCTTGCTGGAGGCAGCCGCCTTGCAGCTGGCCCCCGATGAATTGCCCTTCCCCCTCGCCTTTGATCTGAGCCAATCAGCAGAGGGGCCACTGCACATCGAGTGGGCCGAGCTGATCCATACCCTTGTCAGCGAGCGGCGCAAAGGCACCGCCACCGCTAGCCTGGCCGCCGGCTTTATCCGCGCCATCAGCAATCTGGTGGTTGCCCTGGCCGAGCGCTTCCCCGGCTATCCGGTGGCGCTCGGGGGCGGCGTGTTTCAAAACCGGGTGCTGATGGATCAGCTGGTACCCTCCCTGACATTCGCGGGGCATCAGGTATTGACCAGCGAAACCCTGCCGCTCAATGACGGCGGCATCGCCGCCGGTCAGCTCTGGTTTGCCATCCACCATCTTGCCACGCATCAGCCTGTCACAACCGGTTGTGCCACCGTGTCGGAGTCCTGA
- a CDS encoding HypC/HybG/HupF family hydrogenase formation chaperone → MCLSIPSQVVQLHPEDNCVTVDTLGVQRRVSCMLLEEPLQVGDYVLLHIGFVMSKIDEEEAQASLESFRQMVALMPNQDILPC, encoded by the coding sequence ATGTGTCTATCCATCCCCTCTCAGGTAGTGCAGCTGCACCCCGAAGATAACTGCGTCACTGTCGATACCCTGGGGGTGCAGCGACGCGTCAGCTGCATGCTGCTCGAAGAGCCCCTCCAGGTGGGCGACTATGTGCTGCTCCACATCGGCTTTGTGATGAGCAAGATTGACGAAGAGGAGGCGCAGGCCAGCTTGGAGAGCTTCCGCCAGATGGTGGCCCTGATGCCCAACCAGGATATCTTGCCATGCTGA